A window of the candidate division Zixibacteria bacterium HGW-Zixibacteria-1 genome harbors these coding sequences:
- the rfbA gene encoding glucose-1-phosphate thymidylyltransferase — MTGSGKVKKGIILAGGNGTRLFPMTQVACKQLLPVYDKPLIYYPLGTLMQFDIREILIISTPTDIHHFRDLFGDGMNLGLSIKYAVQERPEGIAQAFIIAGEFIGDDPVALILGDNIFYGVADFRDEVQGFDKGALIFGYYMKDPRRYGVISFNDNGEPGAIEEKPAHPGSNYAVTGFYIYDADVVGIAAGLKPSARGELEITDINNEYLNRGRLGVIRLGRGVSWLDTGTTESMLTAANFISTMEKRQGIKLGCIEEIAFSRGFIDNLQFRRLIEAMPFNEYRDYLAGILEEYDNA, encoded by the coding sequence ATGACCGGGTCGGGAAAAGTAAAAAAGGGAATCATTCTTGCGGGAGGAAACGGTACGCGTCTTTTTCCCATGACTCAGGTTGCCTGCAAGCAGCTGCTTCCGGTTTATGATAAACCGTTGATTTATTATCCCCTGGGCACGCTGATGCAGTTCGATATCCGGGAGATTCTGATTATATCGACACCGACCGATATCCACCATTTCCGGGACCTGTTCGGGGATGGCATGAATCTGGGGCTGTCGATTAAATACGCCGTGCAGGAGCGTCCTGAGGGTATTGCGCAGGCATTTATCATTGCCGGGGAATTTATCGGCGATGATCCGGTGGCCCTGATCCTGGGAGACAATATTTTTTATGGTGTGGCGGACTTTCGCGATGAGGTGCAGGGTTTCGATAAAGGGGCCCTGATTTTCGGTTATTATATGAAGGATCCGCGCCGCTACGGAGTGATAAGTTTTAATGATAACGGCGAGCCGGGTGCAATTGAAGAAAAGCCCGCCCATCCCGGCTCCAATTATGCGGTCACCGGGTTTTATATTTACGATGCCGACGTGGTCGGAATTGCCGCCGGTTTAAAACCTTCCGCAAGGGGAGAACTGGAAATCACCGATATCAACAATGAATATTTAAACCGGGGCAGGCTTGGAGTAATCAGGCTGGGGCGGGGCGTTTCCTGGCTTGATACCGGGACCACCGAAAGCATGCTGACGGCGGCCAATTTTATTTCCACCATGGAAAAAAGGCAGGGCATAAAACTCGGCTGTATTGAGGAAATCGCCTTTTCCCGGGGTTTTATAGACAATTTGCAATTCCGGCGACTAATTGAGGCGATGCCTTTCAATGAATACCGGGATTATCTGGCCGGTATTCTTGAGGAGTATGATAATGCCTGA
- the rfbB gene encoding dTDP-glucose 4,6-dehydratase — MRLVVTGGAGFIGSNLLKYLLPLYRNYLFVNIDCLTYAGNLTNLENREKEENYIFEKIDIRDFNSLKSCFDKYDINAVIHLAAESHVDRSILGPEVFIDTNIKGTFNLLELARMKGPGFRFHHVSTDEVYGSRDEGYFSEAAAYNPSSPYAASKASADHLVRAYYHTYGLDTVISNCTNNFGPYQFPEKLIPLVIRNALKNEPIPIYGDGRNIRSWLFVEDHCRALDMIFHRGKPGATYNIPGSAELSNIEVVRRVCRIMDHIMSDGHREDLIVFVGDRPGHDRRYALDGAGIKSELGWRAGHTFDQALERTVRWYLENQQWLEECMTGEYMSYYERNYTGRRK, encoded by the coding sequence ATAAGACTGGTTGTAACCGGTGGGGCCGGATTTATCGGGTCCAACCTTCTGAAATATTTGCTGCCTTTATATCGAAATTATTTATTCGTAAATATTGACTGCCTGACCTATGCCGGTAACCTGACCAATCTGGAAAACAGAGAAAAGGAAGAAAACTATATTTTCGAAAAAATTGATATCAGGGATTTTAATAGCCTTAAAAGTTGTTTTGATAAATATGATATTAATGCAGTAATACATCTTGCCGCCGAGTCGCATGTGGATCGCTCTATTCTTGGTCCCGAGGTATTTATAGATACCAATATCAAAGGGACCTTTAATCTGCTGGAACTGGCCCGGATGAAAGGCCCTGGTTTTCGTTTTCATCATGTTTCGACGGATGAGGTTTACGGTTCCAGGGATGAGGGCTATTTTTCGGAAGCTGCGGCCTATAACCCAAGTTCTCCTTATGCCGCTTCAAAAGCTTCGGCCGATCACCTGGTTCGGGCCTATTATCATACTTATGGCCTGGACACCGTAATTTCAAACTGCACCAACAATTTCGGACCATACCAGTTCCCTGAGAAATTGATTCCGCTGGTCATTCGTAATGCCCTTAAGAATGAGCCGATTCCGATTTACGGTGATGGCCGGAATATTCGGAGCTGGCTCTTTGTCGAAGACCATTGCCGGGCGCTTGATATGATATTTCATCGAGGAAAACCGGGTGCGACCTATAATATTCCAGGCAGTGCCGAACTTTCGAATATTGAGGTCGTCAGGCGGGTTTGTCGAATAATGGATCATATTATGAGTGACGGCCACCGGGAAGATTTGATAGTCTTTGTCGGCGACCGTCCCGGGCATGACCGGAGGTATGCGCTGGATGGAGCCGGAATCAAGTCGGAACTCGGCTGGCGGGCCGGTCACACTTTTGATCAGGCCCTGGAACGGACTGTCCGCTGGTATCTTGAAAATCAGCAGTGGCTGGAAGAATGTATGACCGGCGAATACATGAGCTATTATGAAAGAAACTATACCGGGAGGCGGAAATAA
- a CDS encoding dTDP-4-dehydrorhamnose 3,5-epimerase: MLCRITGQESIGILRNGGTIIKAECNIDGVIIRHLEKHVDSRGWLMELLRSDEYPEGYVPAMNYISMTLPGTARGPHEHRRQTDYFCFFGSSNFRVYLWDNRPESRTFGNRWVFDTDAENMISFTIPPGVVHAYKNIGDKEGLVFNAPDGLYRGTGKKEEPDEIRYEDLPGASFVLGI; the protein is encoded by the coding sequence ATGTTATGCCGGATTACAGGGCAGGAATCGATCGGTATCTTGAGGAATGGAGGAACAATCATTAAGGCGGAATGCAATATTGACGGGGTAATCATCAGGCATCTCGAGAAACATGTCGATTCCCGCGGGTGGCTCATGGAACTGTTGCGTTCGGACGAGTACCCGGAGGGCTATGTCCCCGCCATGAATTATATATCAATGACTTTACCCGGAACCGCCCGGGGGCCTCATGAGCACCGAAGGCAGACCGATTATTTTTGTTTTTTCGGATCGTCGAATTTTCGCGTCTATCTTTGGGACAATCGCCCCGAATCGCGCACTTTCGGCAACAGATGGGTGTTTGATACCGATGCGGAGAATATGATTTCATTTACCATTCCACCGGGAGTGGTTCATGCTTATAAAAATATCGGTGACAAGGAGGGGCTGGTTTTCAATGCCCCTGACGGACTTTATCGGGGAACAGGGAAGAAGGAAGAGCCGGATGAAATTCGTTATGAGGACCTGCCCGGAGCATCTTTTGTATTGGGAATATGA
- a CDS encoding glycosyltransferase family 2 protein produces the protein MEVWPKISVVIPVLNEEKCIAATIGYLLRQDYPRDKMEILVANGSSTDKTAEIVSSIAAEDSRVRLLDNPGNFSSSGRNIGIEYASGEIITFVDGHTYIADDQLIKNTALLMNEKGVSVLSRPQFLDTPDNDSFQQAVSLARKSIIGHGLDSTIYITEDKYVDPSSSGASYRKEVFDKIGRYDERMDAAEDVELNFRAARGGYKSFTSMKLAVFYYPRDSVRGLFRQMRRYGTGRFRLARKHPGSLSIGTLVPVFITFGIPLLGILSLFFEALRLPFYLTAGLYIFAVLLWSLIISVKNGIRHLSVLPVIYLTIYGGLGYGFVREMVFRLFRKKQ, from the coding sequence ATGGAAGTGTGGCCGAAGATATCCGTAGTTATTCCGGTTCTTAATGAAGAAAAATGTATAGCCGCAACCATCGGTTATTTATTGAGGCAGGATTATCCCCGCGATAAGATGGAAATATTGGTCGCAAACGGTAGCTCGACGGATAAAACGGCTGAAATTGTCTCATCGATTGCCGCTGAAGACAGCCGTGTCAGGCTGCTTGATAATCCGGGAAATTTCTCGTCATCTGGAAGAAATATCGGAATTGAATATGCTTCCGGCGAAATTATTACTTTTGTCGATGGTCATACTTATATCGCTGATGATCAGTTAATCAAAAACACGGCCCTGCTGATGAATGAAAAAGGCGTTTCGGTACTCAGCCGGCCCCAGTTTCTCGACACGCCTGACAATGATTCCTTCCAACAGGCCGTTTCGCTTGCCCGTAAATCAATTATCGGGCACGGTCTCGATTCGACCATCTATATTACCGAGGATAAATATGTTGACCCCTCGAGCTCCGGTGCATCATACCGAAAAGAAGTTTTTGACAAAATAGGCCGTTATGATGAAAGAATGGATGCCGCCGAAGATGTGGAATTGAATTTTCGCGCGGCCAGGGGTGGGTACAAATCATTTACTTCAATGAAGCTGGCCGTCTTTTACTATCCGCGCGATTCGGTTCGGGGGTTGTTCCGGCAGATGAGGCGATATGGCACCGGCAGATTTCGCCTGGCCCGAAAGCATCCCGGATCGTTATCAATCGGTACGCTGGTACCGGTTTTTATAACTTTCGGAATACCATTATTGGGGATTCTATCCTTGTTTTTTGAAGCGTTACGGCTGCCGTTTTATCTGACCGCAGGGCTGTATATATTCGCGGTCCTTTTGTGGTCGCTGATTATTTCGGTGAAAAATGGAATCAGACATTTGTCGGTCTTGCCGGTGATTTATCTTACTATTTATGGCGGATTGGGATATGGGTTTGTACGGGAAATGGTCTTTCGGCTTTTCAGGAAAAAGCAGTAA
- a CDS encoding alkylhydroperoxidase, producing the protein MEKNRAEKFQEERERLNQLVFKYSGINVKRFFNLDWQIYKDGTLRAKTKELMGLVASLVLRCDDCILYHLIRCKEEGVTDAELEETVAVGLAVGGSITIPHIRRIWDIWDEMKRES; encoded by the coding sequence ATGGAAAAAAACAGAGCGGAAAAATTCCAGGAAGAACGCGAGCGGCTGAATCAGCTCGTATTTAAATATTCCGGAATAAATGTCAAAAGATTTTTTAATCTTGACTGGCAAATCTATAAGGACGGCACCTTGCGGGCCAAAACCAAGGAACTCATGGGCCTCGTGGCATCCCTGGTACTGCGATGTGATGACTGTATTCTTTATCATCTCATCAGGTGCAAAGAAGAGGGTGTCACTGATGCCGAACTTGAAGAAACGGTCGCGGTCGGGCTGGCGGTCGGGGGCTCGATCACTATCCCGCATATCAGGCGTATCTGGGATATATGGGATGAAATGAAAAGGGAATCCTGA
- the rfbD gene encoding dTDP-4-dehydrorhamnose reductase: MNTGIIWPVFLRSMIMPDRMLIVGGTGLLGVDLTRFFSTSYKVCSVGHREMDITNADQVMRFFDNLGPQYVLHAAAVADVDKCEIYKDIAMSVNADGTNNIVRACRECGAFLVYYSTDYVFDGLKGAPYIESDRANPINFYGRTKLEGELRVLNNADSAAVLRVAWLYGSSEKSFIYRLIQDSLRQVADKKAGLRGEEIKIVADQISTPTWTWDVARQTEAVLRGRLSGLFHCTAEGQATRKETADYVLKKLGLDVDLALFRKDEFDWLAPRPGNTALENGRLKRYDINVMPDYRAGIDRYLEEWRNNH, encoded by the coding sequence ATGAATACCGGGATTATCTGGCCGGTATTCTTGAGGAGTATGATAATGCCTGATCGTATGCTCATCGTGGGAGGCACCGGTCTTCTGGGCGTAGATCTGACCCGTTTTTTCTCGACATCATATAAGGTCTGCTCTGTCGGTCACCGCGAAATGGATATTACCAATGCTGATCAGGTCATGAGATTTTTCGATAATTTGGGGCCGCAATATGTTCTTCATGCCGCGGCTGTGGCGGATGTCGATAAGTGTGAAATTTACAAAGACATCGCCATGAGTGTCAATGCCGACGGGACCAATAATATCGTTCGAGCCTGCCGCGAATGCGGCGCTTTTCTTGTTTATTACTCAACCGATTATGTTTTTGACGGATTGAAGGGGGCGCCATATATAGAAAGTGACAGGGCGAACCCGATAAATTTTTACGGCCGGACAAAACTCGAAGGTGAATTGAGGGTCCTGAATAATGCGGACTCAGCCGCCGTTTTGAGGGTGGCATGGCTCTATGGCAGCAGTGAAAAAAGCTTTATTTATCGTCTGATTCAGGACAGTTTGCGGCAGGTGGCTGATAAGAAAGCTGGGTTGAGAGGTGAAGAAATAAAAATCGTGGCAGATCAGATCAGCACACCGACATGGACCTGGGACGTCGCCCGTCAGACCGAAGCGGTTCTGCGGGGGCGGCTGTCGGGGCTCTTTCACTGCACAGCAGAGGGCCAGGCGACACGAAAGGAAACGGCCGATTACGTTTTAAAGAAACTGGGATTGGATGTTGATTTGGCACTTTTTCGAAAAGATGAATTCGACTGGCTGGCGCCTCGCCCCGGTAATACGGCCCTTGAAAACGGCAGGTTAAAAAGATACGATATAAATGTTATGCCGGATTACAGGGCAGGAATCGATCGGTATCTTGAGGAATGGAGGAACAATCATTAA